A portion of the Pseudomonas koreensis genome contains these proteins:
- the dnaE gene encoding DNA polymerase III subunit alpha — protein sequence MPASFVHLRLHTEYSLVDGLVRIKPLVKALTAMNMPAVAVTDQNNMCSLVKFYKNAMGAGIKPICGADLWLANKDPDAPLSRLSLLVMNAQGYRNLTELISRGFIEGQRNGMVIVEREWVAEANEGLIMLSAAKEGEIGMAMIGGNPAEAEALTREWMAVFPDRFYLEIQRTNRPNDEEQLHGAVVLADKLGAPLVATNDVRFIKQEDFAAHETRVCIGEGRALDDPRRSKNYSDQQYLKSAEEMLELFSDIPDAIENTVEIAKRCNIEVKLGTHFLPNFPIPDGMTIDEYFRKVSFEGLEERLAVLLPKDTTEDYEAKRQVYVDRLNFELDIIIQMGFPGYFLIVMDFIQWAKNNGVPVGPGRGSGAGSLVAYVQKITDLDPLEYDLLFERFLNPERVSMPDFDVDFCMDGRDRVIDYVAEKYGRNAVSQIITFGSMAAKAVVRDVARVQGKSYGLADRLSKMIPFEVGMTLEKAYEQEEILRDFIKVDEEAAEIWEMARKLEGVVRNVGKHAGGVVIAPTKLTDFSPIYCDEAGDGLVTQFDKDDVEAAGLVKFDFLGLRTLTIIDWALKTINRDRAKVNEPPLDIAFIPLDDKPTYQLLQRAETTAVFQLESRGMKELIKKLKPDCLEDLIALVALFRPGPLQSGMVDDFINRKHGRAELAYPHSDYQYDGLKPVLAPTYGIILYQEQVMQIAQVMAGYTLGGADMLRRAMGKKKPEEMAKQRGGFIEGCATNGIDADLAGNIFDLVEKFAGYGFNKSHSAAYGLVSYQTAWLKAHYPAPFMAAVLSADMHNTDKVVTLIEEVRTMKLRLDAPDVNNSEFKFTVNDDGRIVYGLGAIKGVGEGPVEAITEARQAGPFKDLFDFCARVDLKRINKRTLDGLIRSGALDRLGPYFHDEQKAYQANIDRNRAVLLAAMEEAIKAAEQTARTHDSGHADLFGGLFVEEDADVYASHRKAKELTLKERLKGEKDTLGLYLTGHPIDEYEGEIRRFARQRIIDLKPARDTQTVAGMIIALRVMKNKKGDKMGFITLDDRSGRIEASLFADAFHSAQSLLQTDAMVVVEGEVSNDDFSGGLRLRVKRVMSMEDARTNLAESLRLKLHTQDLKGDQLRWLGELLKRHRGACPVTMEYTSPDAKTLLQFGETWRIDPADALIQALRDQFGRDNVFLQYR from the coding sequence ATGCCGGCTTCATTCGTTCATCTACGCCTGCACACTGAGTACTCCCTGGTCGACGGGCTGGTGCGGATCAAGCCCCTGGTCAAGGCGCTGACCGCCATGAACATGCCGGCGGTCGCGGTCACCGATCAGAACAACATGTGTTCTCTGGTCAAGTTCTATAAAAACGCCATGGGCGCCGGCATCAAGCCGATCTGCGGTGCCGACCTGTGGCTGGCGAACAAGGACCCGGATGCGCCGCTGAGCCGCCTCAGCCTGCTGGTGATGAACGCTCAGGGTTATCGCAATCTCACCGAATTGATCTCCCGCGGCTTCATCGAAGGCCAGCGCAACGGCATGGTCATCGTCGAGCGTGAATGGGTGGCCGAGGCCAACGAAGGCCTGATCATGCTGTCCGCCGCCAAAGAGGGCGAGATCGGCATGGCGATGATCGGCGGCAATCCGGCGGAAGCCGAAGCGCTGACGCGCGAGTGGATGGCGGTGTTCCCGGATCGCTTCTATCTGGAAATCCAGCGCACCAACCGCCCCAACGATGAAGAGCAACTGCATGGCGCCGTGGTCCTGGCCGACAAGCTTGGCGCACCTCTGGTGGCGACCAACGATGTGCGCTTCATCAAGCAGGAAGACTTCGCCGCCCACGAAACCCGCGTGTGCATCGGTGAAGGCCGCGCACTCGACGATCCGCGCCGCTCAAAGAATTACAGCGATCAGCAATACCTGAAAAGCGCCGAGGAAATGCTCGAGCTGTTCAGCGATATTCCCGACGCCATCGAAAACACCGTCGAAATCGCCAAACGCTGCAACATCGAAGTGAAACTGGGCACGCACTTCCTGCCCAACTTCCCGATTCCCGATGGCATGACCATCGACGAATATTTCCGCAAGGTGTCCTTCGAAGGTCTCGAAGAACGCCTGGCGGTGCTGCTGCCCAAGGACACCACCGAAGACTATGAAGCCAAGCGTCAGGTGTATGTCGACCGCTTGAATTTCGAGCTGGATATCATTATCCAGATGGGCTTCCCCGGTTACTTCCTGATCGTGATGGACTTTATCCAGTGGGCCAAGAACAACGGCGTACCGGTAGGTCCGGGCCGTGGGTCGGGTGCCGGTTCGCTGGTGGCTTACGTACAGAAGATCACCGACCTCGATCCGCTGGAATATGACCTGCTGTTCGAACGTTTCCTCAACCCGGAACGGGTCTCCATGCCCGACTTCGACGTCGACTTCTGCATGGACGGTCGTGACCGCGTGATCGATTACGTGGCCGAGAAATATGGTCGCAACGCGGTAAGCCAGATCATCACCTTCGGTTCCATGGCCGCCAAGGCTGTGGTGCGTGACGTGGCGCGGGTGCAGGGCAAGTCCTACGGCCTGGCGGATCGTCTGTCGAAGATGATTCCGTTCGAAGTCGGCATGACCCTGGAAAAAGCCTACGAGCAGGAAGAGATCCTGCGTGACTTCATCAAGGTCGATGAAGAAGCGGCGGAAATCTGGGAGATGGCGCGGAAGCTCGAGGGCGTGGTGCGTAACGTCGGCAAACACGCCGGTGGTGTGGTGATCGCGCCGACCAAGCTGACCGACTTCTCACCGATCTATTGCGACGAGGCCGGCGACGGTCTGGTAACCCAGTTCGACAAGGACGACGTTGAGGCGGCCGGTCTGGTGAAGTTCGACTTCCTCGGCCTGCGTACGCTGACGATCATCGACTGGGCGCTGAAAACCATCAACCGCGACCGCGCCAAGGTCAACGAGCCGCCGCTGGATATCGCCTTTATCCCGCTGGACGACAAACCGACCTACCAGTTGCTGCAAAGAGCCGAAACCACGGCGGTGTTCCAGCTTGAATCCCGGGGCATGAAAGAGCTGATCAAAAAGCTCAAGCCCGACTGCCTGGAAGACTTGATCGCACTGGTGGCCCTGTTCCGCCCAGGGCCGCTGCAATCGGGCATGGTGGACGACTTCATCAACCGTAAGCACGGTCGCGCCGAACTGGCTTATCCGCACTCGGATTACCAGTACGACGGCCTCAAGCCGGTACTGGCGCCGACTTACGGCATCATCCTGTATCAGGAACAGGTGATGCAGATTGCCCAGGTCATGGCCGGTTACACCCTCGGTGGTGCAGACATGCTCCGTCGGGCGATGGGTAAGAAAAAGCCCGAGGAAATGGCCAAGCAGCGCGGCGGTTTCATTGAAGGTTGCGCGACCAACGGCATTGACGCCGACCTTGCCGGTAACATTTTCGACCTGGTGGAAAAATTCGCCGGTTACGGCTTCAACAAATCCCACTCTGCCGCCTACGGCCTGGTGTCGTACCAGACCGCCTGGCTGAAAGCTCATTACCCGGCGCCGTTCATGGCCGCGGTACTTTCGGCGGATATGCACAACACCGACAAGGTCGTGACCTTGATCGAAGAAGTGCGGACGATGAAGCTGCGCCTCGACGCGCCGGACGTGAACAATTCGGAGTTCAAGTTCACGGTGAACGACGACGGCCGCATCGTCTATGGCCTCGGCGCAATCAAGGGCGTCGGTGAAGGCCCGGTGGAAGCGATCACCGAAGCGCGTCAGGCCGGTCCGTTCAAGGATCTGTTCGATTTCTGCGCGCGGGTCGACCTCAAGCGCATCAACAAACGCACCCTTGATGGCCTGATTCGCAGCGGTGCGCTGGATCGCCTCGGCCCGTATTTCCATGACGAGCAGAAAGCCTATCAAGCCAACATCGACCGTAACCGCGCGGTGCTGCTGGCGGCGATGGAAGAAGCGATCAAGGCGGCCGAGCAGACCGCGCGTACCCACGACAGTGGTCACGCCGATCTGTTTGGCGGCTTGTTTGTCGAAGAAGATGCCGACGTATACGCGTCCCATCGCAAGGCCAAGGAGCTGACCCTCAAGGAACGTCTCAAGGGTGAAAAAGACACCCTGGGGCTGTACCTGACCGGTCACCCGATCGACGAATACGAAGGCGAAATTCGCCGTTTCGCCCGTCAGCGCATCATTGACTTGAAGCCGGCGCGCGATACGCAGACCGTGGCGGGGATGATCATTGCCCTGCGGGTGATGAAGAACAAGAAGGGGGACAAAATGGGCTTCATCACCCTTGATGACCGCTCCGGGCGGATCGAGGCGTCGCTGTTTGCCGATGCGTTCCATTCGGCGCAGTCACTGCTGCAGACCGACGCGATGGTGGTGGTCGAGGGCGAAGTCAGTAATGACGACTTCTCCGGCGGCCTGCGCCTGCGGGTCAAGCGGGTGATGAGCATGGAAGATGCGCGGACCAATCTGGCCGAAAGCCTGCGCCTGAAGCTGCATACTCAGGACCTGAAAGGCGATCAGCTACGCTGGTTGGGCGAACTGCTCAAGCGTCATCGCGGCGCGTGCCCGGTGACCATGGAGTACACCAGCCCGGATGCGAAGACCTTGCTGCAGTTCGGCGAGACCTGGCGGATCGACCCGGCGGATGCCTTGATTCAAGCCCTGCGTGACCAGTTCGGGCGAGACAACGTCTTCCTCCAATACCGTTGA
- a CDS encoding acetyl-CoA carboxylase carboxyltransferase subunit alpha, whose product MNPNFLDFEQPIADLQAKIEELRLVGNDNSLNIGDEISRLQDKSKTLTEDIFGKLTSWQIARLARHPKRPYTLDYIEHIFTEFDELHGDRHFSDDAAIVGGIARLEDQPVMIIGHQKGREVREKVRRNFGMPRPEGYRKACRLMEMAERFKMPILTFIDTPGAYPGIDAEERNQSEAIAWNLRVMARLKTPIIATVIGEGGSGGALAIGVCDQLNMLQYSTYAVISPEGCASILWKTAEKAPDAAEAMGITAERLKGLGIVDKVISEPLGGAHRDPAAAAASIRAELSSQLAMLKQFDNEALLKRRYDRLMSYGL is encoded by the coding sequence ATGAACCCGAATTTTCTAGATTTCGAACAGCCGATCGCCGACCTGCAAGCCAAGATCGAAGAGTTGCGCTTGGTCGGTAATGACAATTCGCTGAATATCGGCGATGAGATCTCCCGCCTGCAGGACAAGAGCAAGACGCTGACCGAAGACATCTTCGGCAAGCTGACCAGCTGGCAGATCGCACGCCTGGCGCGTCACCCGAAACGCCCCTACACCCTCGATTACATCGAGCACATCTTCACCGAGTTCGACGAACTGCACGGCGACCGTCACTTCTCCGATGACGCCGCCATCGTTGGCGGTATCGCCCGTCTGGAAGACCAGCCGGTGATGATCATCGGCCACCAGAAGGGCCGGGAAGTGCGCGAGAAAGTCCGCCGCAACTTCGGCATGCCGCGTCCGGAAGGCTACCGCAAGGCCTGCCGTCTGATGGAGATGGCCGAACGCTTCAAGATGCCGATCCTGACCTTCATCGACACCCCGGGTGCTTACCCTGGCATCGACGCTGAAGAGCGCAACCAGAGCGAAGCGATTGCCTGGAACCTGCGTGTGATGGCGCGTCTGAAGACCCCGATCATCGCCACTGTAATTGGTGAAGGTGGTTCCGGCGGCGCACTGGCCATCGGCGTCTGCGATCAACTGAACATGCTGCAATATTCGACCTACGCGGTGATCTCGCCGGAAGGTTGCGCATCGATCCTGTGGAAAACCGCCGAGAAAGCGCCGGATGCCGCTGAAGCAATGGGCATCACCGCCGAGCGTCTGAAAGGCCTGGGCATCGTCGACAAAGTGATCAGCGAGCCACTGGGCGGCGCCCACCGTGATCCGGCGGCTGCCGCCGCTTCGATCCGCGCCGAGCTGAGCTCGCAACTGGCGATGCTCAAGCAGTTCGATAACGAAGCGCTGCTCAAGCGCCGTTACGATCGCCTGATGAGCTACGGTCTCTAA
- the tilS gene encoding tRNA lysidine(34) synthetase TilS encodes MKSSKRDLPSQLLLNLEPWRNAAHWRVAFSGGLDSTVLLHLLATLAKTESLPALSAIHIHHGLQAAADAWPQHCQAVCDALGVPLRVERVTVRAGASLERAARDARYAVFSSLTQANDVLLTGQHRDDQAETLLFRLLRGAGVRGLGGMPQQRPVGQGMLVRPLLDVSRAELESYAQAHQLRWIEDPSNQDHQFSRNYLRHQVMPVLTERWPQAQASMARTAAHLREAQGLLDELAQIDLAQAETSHEFDWLGVPSLALAPLAALPDARQRNALCHWLEPLTRLPDADHWSGWVDLRDASADASPVWRLADGELHRSAGRVWWLSGKWLHTPVIGADWQTPTSALRLADNGRVMFNGQAPFGPLRIAYRQGGEIMQLAERGSRDLKRLLNERAVPAFVRGRLPLLFRGEELLAVANLSGLDGQMHEGWALHWQPTDEDQGLS; translated from the coding sequence ATGAAGTCTTCGAAGCGTGATTTGCCGTCGCAGCTTCTGCTGAACCTTGAGCCCTGGCGCAATGCCGCTCACTGGCGCGTCGCCTTTTCCGGCGGCCTCGATTCCACCGTCCTCCTGCATCTGCTCGCCACCCTGGCGAAGACCGAATCCCTCCCTGCGCTAAGCGCCATTCATATCCATCACGGCCTTCAGGCTGCGGCCGATGCGTGGCCGCAACATTGTCAGGCCGTTTGCGATGCGCTGGGCGTGCCGTTGCGAGTAGAGCGGGTAACCGTGAGGGCCGGGGCGAGCCTGGAGCGGGCGGCACGTGATGCGCGTTACGCGGTGTTCAGTTCGCTGACGCAAGCCAATGACGTACTGCTGACCGGCCAGCACCGTGACGACCAAGCGGAAACACTGCTGTTTCGGCTGTTGCGCGGAGCCGGCGTACGTGGGCTCGGCGGGATGCCGCAGCAGCGCCCGGTGGGGCAGGGCATGCTGGTGCGACCCTTGCTGGATGTCAGCCGCGCTGAGCTGGAAAGTTATGCACAGGCACATCAGTTGCGCTGGATCGAAGATCCGTCGAATCAGGATCACCAGTTTTCGCGCAACTACCTGCGTCATCAAGTCATGCCGGTACTGACCGAGCGCTGGCCGCAAGCGCAGGCGAGCATGGCGCGCACGGCTGCGCATCTGCGTGAGGCGCAGGGCTTGCTCGATGAGCTGGCGCAGATCGATCTGGCGCAGGCTGAAACTTCACATGAGTTTGATTGGCTCGGCGTGCCATCGCTGGCGCTGGCGCCGTTGGCTGCATTGCCTGACGCGCGCCAGCGTAATGCCCTCTGCCACTGGCTCGAACCGTTGACCCGGCTGCCAGACGCTGACCATTGGTCGGGTTGGGTCGACCTGCGCGATGCCAGCGCCGACGCTTCACCGGTCTGGCGTCTGGCCGATGGCGAGTTGCACCGCAGCGCCGGTCGCGTCTGGTGGCTCAGCGGTAAGTGGCTGCACACGCCGGTGATCGGCGCCGACTGGCAGACCCCGACGTCAGCGCTACGCTTGGCCGATAACGGACGCGTCATGTTCAACGGTCAGGCTCCATTCGGGCCTTTGCGCATTGCCTATCGGCAGGGCGGTGAAATCATGCAACTGGCTGAGCGCGGCAGCCGTGACCTCAAGCGTCTGCTCAACGAGCGCGCAGTGCCGGCGTTCGTGCGTGGCAGATTGCCGCTGCTGTTTCGTGGCGAAGAATTGCTCGCGGTGGCGAACCTGTCGGGTCTTGATGGTCAGATGCACGAAGGCTGGGCATTGCACTGGCAGCCAACAGACGAAGATCAAGGTTTGAGCTGA
- a CDS encoding CTP synthase: MTRYIFVTGGVVSSLGKGIASASLAAILEARGLKVTMLKLDPYINVDPGTMSPFQHGEVFVTHDGAETDLDLGHYERFIRTTMTQNNNFTTGRVYEHVLRKERRGDYLGATIQVIPHITDEIKRRIIKGAGDADVAMVEIGGTVGDIESQPFLEAIRQLRFEVGAKRAMLMHLTLVPYIATAGETKTKPTQHSVKELRSIGLQPDVLVCRSDHPIDVSSRRKIAQFTNVEERAVIALEDADTIYKIPGILHSQGLDDFVVERFGLQCGSADLSEWDAVVDAKLNPEHEVTIAMVGKYMELLDAYKSLIEAMSHAGISNRTKVNLRYIDSEDIENQGTALLEGVDAILVPGGFGLRGVEGKITAVQYARENKVPYLGICLGMQVAVIEFARNVLGWKDANSTEFDRASGHPVVGLITEWEDATGAVEVRTEASDLGGTMRLGAQDCLLEPGSKVHDCYGKDVIVERHRHRYEVNNNLLPQIIEAGLKISGRSADAALVEVVEAPDHPWFVACQFHPEFTSTPRDGHPLFSGFVKAALAQHQKKA, encoded by the coding sequence ATGACGCGCTACATATTCGTCACGGGCGGTGTTGTTTCTTCATTGGGGAAAGGCATTGCCTCGGCTTCATTGGCGGCTATCCTGGAGGCGCGGGGGCTTAAGGTCACCATGCTGAAGCTGGATCCGTACATCAACGTCGATCCAGGCACCATGAGCCCGTTCCAGCACGGTGAAGTGTTCGTCACCCACGACGGCGCCGAGACCGACCTGGACCTGGGTCACTACGAGCGGTTCATCCGCACGACCATGACCCAGAACAACAACTTCACCACCGGCCGCGTCTACGAGCACGTGCTGCGCAAAGAGCGCCGTGGCGACTACCTGGGTGCAACCATCCAGGTGATCCCGCACATCACCGACGAAATCAAGCGCCGCATCATCAAGGGTGCCGGTGACGCTGACGTGGCGATGGTCGAAATCGGTGGCACCGTCGGTGACATCGAGTCGCAACCGTTCCTCGAAGCCATCCGCCAGTTGCGTTTCGAAGTCGGCGCCAAGCGCGCGATGCTGATGCACCTGACGCTGGTGCCGTACATCGCCACTGCTGGCGAGACCAAGACCAAACCGACCCAGCATTCCGTCAAGGAGCTGCGTTCGATCGGCCTGCAGCCAGACGTGCTGGTGTGCCGTTCCGATCACCCGATCGACGTGTCCTCGCGTCGCAAGATCGCTCAATTCACCAACGTTGAAGAACGTGCGGTGATTGCCCTGGAAGACGCCGATACCATCTACAAGATCCCGGGCATCCTGCACTCGCAGGGTCTGGACGATTTCGTGGTTGAGCGTTTCGGCCTGCAATGCGGCAGCGCCGATCTGTCCGAGTGGGACGCAGTGGTCGATGCCAAGCTGAACCCGGAACACGAAGTGACCATCGCCATGGTCGGCAAATACATGGAATTGCTCGACGCCTACAAGTCGCTGATCGAAGCGATGAGTCACGCCGGCATCAGCAATCGCACCAAGGTCAACCTGCGCTATATCGATTCCGAAGACATCGAAAACCAGGGCACAGCGCTGCTCGAAGGTGTCGACGCGATTCTGGTGCCGGGCGGCTTCGGTCTGCGCGGTGTGGAAGGCAAGATCACTGCCGTTCAGTACGCTCGCGAAAACAAGGTTCCGTACCTCGGCATCTGCCTCGGCATGCAAGTGGCGGTCATTGAATTCGCCCGTAACGTGCTGGGCTGGAAAGACGCCAACTCCACCGAGTTCGATCGCGCCAGCGGCCATCCGGTTGTCGGCCTGATCACCGAGTGGGAAGACGCCACCGGCGCGGTCGAAGTGCGTACCGAAGCGTCCGATCTGGGCGGCACCATGCGCCTCGGCGCACAGGATTGCCTGCTCGAGCCGGGCTCCAAAGTGCACGATTGCTACGGTAAAGACGTGATTGTCGAGCGTCACCGTCACCGTTACGAAGTGAACAACAACCTGCTGCCGCAGATCATCGAAGCCGGCCTGAAAATCTCCGGTCGCTCCGCCGATGCTGCGCTGGTCGAAGTGGTTGAAGCGCCGGATCATCCGTGGTTCGTCGCCTGCCAGTTCCACCCTGAGTTCACCTCGACCCCACGCGACGGCCACCCGCTGTTCAGCGGTTTCGTCAAAGCCGCGTTGGCTCAACACCAGAAGAAGGCGTAA
- the kdsA gene encoding 3-deoxy-8-phosphooctulonate synthase, producing the protein MAQKIIRVGDIEIANDKPMVLFGGMNVLESRDMAMQVCEEYVKVTEKLGIPYVFKASFDKANRSSVTSYRGPGLEEGMRIFQDIKQAFGVPIITDVHEPDQAAVVAEVCDIIQLPAFLSRQTDLVVAMARTNAVINIKKAQFLAPQEMKHILNKCVEAGNDQLILCERGSSFGYNNLVVDMLGFGIMKQFEYPVFFDVTHALQMPGGRADSAGGRRAQVLDLAKAGMSQSLAGLFLEAHPDPDNAKCDGPCALRLDKLEPFLAQLKALDELVKSFPTVETA; encoded by the coding sequence ATGGCACAGAAGATCATCCGCGTCGGCGACATCGAGATTGCCAACGACAAACCCATGGTGCTGTTCGGCGGCATGAACGTGCTGGAAAGCCGTGACATGGCCATGCAGGTTTGCGAGGAGTACGTGAAGGTCACCGAGAAACTCGGCATTCCATACGTGTTCAAGGCCAGCTTCGACAAGGCCAACCGGTCTTCTGTGACCTCGTATCGCGGTCCTGGCCTGGAAGAGGGCATGCGCATCTTCCAGGACATCAAACAGGCCTTCGGCGTGCCGATCATCACCGACGTCCACGAGCCGGATCAGGCCGCGGTCGTCGCTGAAGTCTGCGACATCATCCAGTTGCCGGCCTTCCTGTCGCGCCAGACCGATCTGGTTGTCGCGATGGCCAGGACCAATGCCGTGATCAACATCAAGAAAGCCCAGTTTCTCGCGCCTCAGGAAATGAAACACATCCTGAACAAGTGCGTGGAAGCCGGTAACGATCAGTTGATCCTCTGCGAGCGCGGCTCGAGCTTCGGCTACAACAACCTCGTGGTCGACATGCTCGGCTTCGGCATCATGAAGCAGTTCGAATACCCGGTATTCTTCGACGTGACCCACGCGCTGCAAATGCCGGGTGGTCGTGCCGACTCCGCCGGTGGTCGTCGTGCCCAGGTTCTGGATCTGGCCAAGGCCGGCATGAGCCAGTCGCTGGCGGGTCTGTTCCTCGAAGCGCACCCGGATCCGGACAACGCCAAATGCGACGGCCCTTGCGCCTTGCGCCTGGACAAACTGGAGCCATTCCTGGCCCAGCTCAAAGCTCTGGACGAACTGGTGAAGAGTTTTCCGACGGTAGAAACCGCGTAA